In Mauremys reevesii isolate NIE-2019 linkage group 8, ASM1616193v1, whole genome shotgun sequence, a single genomic region encodes these proteins:
- the LOC120371008 gene encoding serine protease inhibitor Kazal-type 1-like gives MKIKGAFVFLSLAFCCFILGVTTQGGSQPDCSKYKTPDGTWIGGCPRNYEPVCGTDGITYSNECLLCEKISETGVPIGIKHKGKC, from the exons ATGAAGATAAAAGGTGCCTTTGTGTTCCTTTCCCTGGCATTTTGCTGCTTCATTTTAG gaGTCACCACTCAAGGTGGGAGTCAG CCTGACTGCAGTAAATACAAAACTCCAGATGGAACCTGGATAGGAGGCTGTCCAAGGAACTATGAACCAGTCTGTGGAACAGATGGCATCACTTACAGCAATGAATGTTTGCTGTGTGAAAAAATCTC GGAAACTGGAGTCCCCATTGGCATAAAGCACAAAGGAAAATGTTAG